The Haloplanus salinarum genome includes a region encoding these proteins:
- a CDS encoding peroxidase-related enzyme (This protein belongs to a clade of uncharacterized proteins related to peroxidases such as the alkylhydroperoxidase AhpD.): MNDDAMARFPVPDRADLPDDLRERIDAETERAGFTPNVFAALAYAPDQFRAFVDYHDALVEGTALDRAEVEMIVVAVSGVNHCYYCNVAHGALVRLYADDPTLADQLVANYRTADVSDERLVMLDVAVKLTERPAEVTQDDLDALAQAGYSEREIWDIGAVTAFFNLSNRLASFADMRPNDEFHTLGRSTDD; the protein is encoded by the coding sequence ATGAACGACGACGCGATGGCTCGGTTCCCGGTACCGGACCGGGCGGACCTGCCGGACGACCTGCGGGAACGCATCGACGCGGAGACCGAACGGGCGGGCTTCACCCCGAACGTCTTCGCGGCGCTGGCGTACGCCCCCGACCAGTTCCGCGCGTTCGTCGACTACCACGACGCCCTGGTCGAGGGGACGGCCCTCGACCGGGCGGAGGTGGAGATGATCGTCGTCGCCGTCTCGGGGGTGAACCACTGTTACTACTGCAACGTCGCCCACGGCGCGCTCGTCCGCCTCTACGCAGACGATCCGACGCTGGCGGATCAACTCGTCGCCAACTACCGGACTGCGGACGTGAGCGACGAGCGACTGGTCATGCTCGACGTGGCGGTGAAACTCACCGAGCGACCGGCCGAGGTGACCCAGGACGACTTGGACGCCCTGGCCCAGGCCGGCTACTCCGAGCGCGAAATCTGGGACATCGGCGCCGTGACGGCCTTCTTCAACCTCAGCAATCGCCTGGCGAGTTTTGCCGACATGCGCCCGAACGACGAGTTCCACACGCTCGGTCGGTCGACGGACGACTGA
- a CDS encoding cold-shock protein: MATGTVAFFNDTGGYGFIETEDSDEDVFFHMEDIGGPDLEEGQEVEFDIEQADKGPRATNLQRL, from the coding sequence ATGGCGACAGGTACGGTTGCGTTCTTTAACGACACTGGCGGTTACGGGTTCATCGAGACCGAAGACTCCGACGAAGACGTGTTCTTCCACATGGAAGACATCGGCGGCCCGGACCTCGAAGAGGGACAGGAAGTCGAATTCGACATCGAGCAGGCCGACAAGGGCCCGCGGGCGACCAACCTCCAGCGACTGTAA